One genomic window of Canis aureus isolate CA01 chromosome 15, VMU_Caureus_v.1.0, whole genome shotgun sequence includes the following:
- the ANK1 gene encoding ankyrin-1 isoform X17 — protein MWTFITQLLVTLVLLGFFLVSCQNVMHIVKGSLCFVLKHIHQELDKELGESEGVSDDEETISTRVVRRRVFLKGNEFQNIPGEQVTEEEFTDEQGNIVTKKIIRKVVRQIDSSGADDTQEHEEVELRGSSLQPDLIESRKGAQIVKRASLKRGKQ, from the exons ATGTGGACTTTCATCACCCAGCTTCTGGTCACCCTGGTGCTCCTGGGCTTCTTTCTGGTCAGCTGTCAGAACGTGATGCACATTGTCAAGGGCTCCCTGTGCTTTGTGCTGAAGCACATCCATCAGGAGCTGGACAAGGAGCTGGGGGAGAGCGAGGGCGTGAGTGACGATGAGGAGACCATCTCCACCAGGGTGGTCCGGCGTCGGGTTTTCCTGAAG GGGAATGAGTTTCAGAATATTCCAGGGGAGCAGGTGACAGAGGAAGAATTCACAGATGAGCAGGGCAACATCGTCACCAAGAAG aTCATTCGCAAAGTTGTTCGGCAGATAGACTCGTCCGGTGCCGATGACACCCAGGAGCACGAAGAG GTGGAGCTGAGAGGGAGTAGCCTGCAGCCGGATCTCATAGAGAGCAGGAAGGGGGCTCAAATAGTGAAGCGGGCCAGCCTGAAAAGGGGGAAGCAGTGA
- the ANK1 gene encoding ankyrin-1 isoform X15 yields MWTFITQLLVTLVLLGFFLVSCQNVMHIVKGSLCFVLKHIHQELDKELGESEGVSDDEETISTRVVRRRVFLKGNEFQNIPGEQVTEEEFTDEQGNIVTKKIIRKVVRQIDSSGADDTQEHEEVIAEGPLEDPSEVDADTDSFMKLAQVELRGSSLQPDLIESRKGAQIVKRASLKRGKQ; encoded by the exons ATGTGGACTTTCATCACCCAGCTTCTGGTCACCCTGGTGCTCCTGGGCTTCTTTCTGGTCAGCTGTCAGAACGTGATGCACATTGTCAAGGGCTCCCTGTGCTTTGTGCTGAAGCACATCCATCAGGAGCTGGACAAGGAGCTGGGGGAGAGCGAGGGCGTGAGTGACGATGAGGAGACCATCTCCACCAGGGTGGTCCGGCGTCGGGTTTTCCTGAAG GGGAATGAGTTTCAGAATATTCCAGGGGAGCAGGTGACAGAGGAAGAATTCACAGATGAGCAGGGCAACATCGTCACCAAGAAG aTCATTCGCAAAGTTGTTCGGCAGATAGACTCGTCCGGTGCCGATGACACCCAGGAGCACGAAGAGGTGATTGCTGAGGGGCCCCTGGAGGACCCCAGTGAGGTGGACGCTGATACTGATTCCTTTATGAAACTCGCCCAG GTGGAGCTGAGAGGGAGTAGCCTGCAGCCGGATCTCATAGAGAGCAGGAAGGGGGCTCAAATAGTGAAGCGGGCCAGCCTGAAAAGGGGGAAGCAGTGA
- the ANK1 gene encoding ankyrin-1 isoform X16, which translates to MWTFITQLLVTLVLLGFFLVSCQNVMHIVKGSLCFVLKHIHQELDKELGESEGVSDDEETISTRVVRRRVFLKGNEFQNIPGEQVTEEEFTDEQGNIVTKKIIRKVVRQIDSSGADDTQEHEEVIAEGPLEDPSEVDADTDSFMKLAQDHTSTPKP; encoded by the exons ATGTGGACTTTCATCACCCAGCTTCTGGTCACCCTGGTGCTCCTGGGCTTCTTTCTGGTCAGCTGTCAGAACGTGATGCACATTGTCAAGGGCTCCCTGTGCTTTGTGCTGAAGCACATCCATCAGGAGCTGGACAAGGAGCTGGGGGAGAGCGAGGGCGTGAGTGACGATGAGGAGACCATCTCCACCAGGGTGGTCCGGCGTCGGGTTTTCCTGAAG GGGAATGAGTTTCAGAATATTCCAGGGGAGCAGGTGACAGAGGAAGAATTCACAGATGAGCAGGGCAACATCGTCACCAAGAAG aTCATTCGCAAAGTTGTTCGGCAGATAGACTCGTCCGGTGCCGATGACACCCAGGAGCACGAAGAGGTGATTGCTGAGGGGCCCCTGGAGGACCCCAGTGAGGTGGACGCTGATACTGATTCCTTTATGAAACTCGCCCAG